DNA from Thunnus thynnus chromosome 2, fThuThy2.1, whole genome shotgun sequence:
AGAAACCCATGCGGTCCACTCTGACCATCATTCAGCTGGAGTCACTCTACCAACATCTATGCAACATGGCTCCATCAGGTACATACAGGGGAGACAAGTTGAGGTGTGTTAGGGTCTATCCATTTATTCATCCACCAattattttccctcttttctgtctgtcaggcTTCATGTCCAGTTCTGAGTTCTCCAGTTTGCTGAAGGACATAATCTCTGTTAACATGGGCAGAAACACAGTGCCTGAGCCCTGGATCAACATGAATGAAACACAGGTACTCTTCAAGGTCACATGTTTCACAgactaaaaacacaaagttgggtgaaaaaaaataaaactggcactaaaatgtttttcaccAGAAAATTATTTGCGCCAAGGAAGTCTGTTTTGTAGTAAGGTGTGTCTAAATTACTGCCATATATAGGTGAGACATAAGTAGTTAGGTTAGTTAGCTAGTTAGTCAGCTATATAGTTCTTGTGATATCCAGTAGGTGTAAAACATGTGTAACTGAACCTGCTATGCAGTCTTGaggacatttttcatgtgagGGGCTTTGCTTGTTGTCATAGGCTGGATAAAGCACGTGTGCAAgatttgaaaaaacattttaagaccTAATAACTCCATAATCAAATAGCACCATACTGTCTGGTTTCATGCATAGTCTAAACACCGATCCTGTGagatacaaagaaaaacacatgacagAATCTACCCGAGAACTgtcctttcctctcctgtctgtAGATGATGGAGATAGCATCTCTGCTATCGGATGAGTATGAGCTGATAGACTGGCGTCGGTTCCTGCTCAGTGCTGCCCTCCCTTGGCCATTTCCCTCCTTAACACAGCTGCTGGTAGTGCTACAACGTTTCAAGTCAGCAGATAAGGGTGACACAGGCTATATCAACGAAGAACAGTACCAACAGGTTAGtttcacatgcaaacacacaaggTGAGACCAAAGAGAGATACACACTATGAATGTATAGTCCACATCCACCCTCAGCCCCTCTTTGCTCTTGTGGCATTAATGTATAGTGAGATTCACTTTCTATAAGCACACCTGGATTCATGTCACAGTGACTCCACACTTAATTAATACagtatagtatacagtatatagaatAAATACTGCATAAGAATCTAAAACAtactttaaaaactgtattatGCTGTACGTGAAAAGAGATGGTTTAGGTGTTCGTTTTTCCCCCTTCATCACCAGACAGAGTTGTGGTTTTCCAGTGAGAGTGTTCAGCCCGTCCCTGAGGATCCCTCCGAGCCTCCACCTTATGACCGTCTGGCTAACTTATGCAAAGTAAGTACCTGCAATGCCTGACAACTGAATTCAAAGTCAAggtaaacttttattttttattaaattcaagTGGTCACAAGCaacataaaagacataaaacgAATAAACAAAGGAGTGAAAAAACATTGGAGCATTGCCCAACTTTTCAAACTGTTACTATAAAAGGACTTTTTAGCCATTTCCAATATCTTGGAAAAAAGGAATTTagaaaaaatcatattaaacaACATTTGTGTTGGTTTTTCCTTCTTAGTTCTTTTTCCAGTTGTTTGCAGACCACTCTTTCTCTCCACCTCGTCTGGACTACGTGTCAATGCTGCAGTACTTTGCAGCTGATCCTAACCCGAAACAGGGGTTCATCAGAGCACTTAGTGTAGTGATGGGACAACATCTCAAGCACCCAGCATCCAGCCATCTTGTCAAGGTGAAAAAATGAATGTACACAGAAAAGTTATGCCAAGAATGATTTTGTAAGAGCATGCGTGAGGTTTTTCAAATGGTTGATCTTTTGTTTTGGAATAAAACTCAGTATGCTTTACATTAAAGCAGTAAagtaatgaaatgtaatgtaacgTGTGAGTGTTAATGTCTCTCTTCAGTCCTACAAACTACTATCCATAAACAATATCCCTACATTGTTGTGTAGTCTATGCCCAGTATAGAAGAGGCTACAGAGTTCAGCTTCTCAGAGCCTGACGGAGAATACAAGGAAGAAGAGACTCCGTGTGCATCAAGCAGTTTGTTGGGAGAGCAGCAAGTGTCCATCCCTGCTCTTCTTGCCGTCATCTGCCACAGAGTTACTAAAATGAAAGATGACAACACCCTTCCTCCAGGCTGCATGAGTCAGGAGGAGCACACTGAGGTATAGCACTATGGAGGAGCAAACTGTGCTTTTAAGGAAATAAAAGAATTATTGAATGTATgaaggaaaaatacatttacaattaaaaaagaataatgatAGTGaggataaaataaatgaaacgttatgataaaaataaaatcctcaCCTCATGGTATTGCTCTCTATATCTTGCCCTCCAGCACCTGGTGCATATATTCACAGAGCTTGGGTGTAGGCCTGAGGATCGTGTCCCcttctcagttttctctctgcatcctTTGACCCAAAGCCTGATGGAGAGCTCAGTGCACTACCGGCTCATAGTAAGTCCCTGTCGAGACTCATGCTTTTCATCTGTAGTGCCTGCTGCAGTGTCTGTTAGATGAGGCTATACAGCGTATCACAGCCGCTGTGATTAGTCACACATACTCAGCATCCAGACTGTCCATCATCACATGCACTGACCATACccgttttttatttttaaagctacTGCTATTACTTTTGAAATTGAAGACATTTATTTGGGTATTTTGTCACCTCCCTTTCTTATCCCAACACCACCATTTGTTACcctttctttgtcattttcaacttttattttcatttcaaaatatctgtctctctgtttctctcttttgctctctctcagGATATTCATAGAGTGCTGCTGGCCCAGCAGGATGAAGGAGAAGCTAACAGCTTGAACGTTTCCTAAATGATAAGACGTATCCAGTACATATACATACTGCTGTCTACGTCATGAAGAACTCTTTGACtcaggaaatgaaaaatatgatcCATTCTGTGTTTTGAAATATTCTGATTAcgtgtttgaaatgtttaatctCAGGTTAATTGATTACTCCAGTATTGAATCAGTAAATTTGCAGCTATGGCACTAGGTGTGGCCTTAACTTGTCTCAATATCTCTATAACTTATGAAGGTTGGAATAACATCATCACTGAAATGACAACAATAACATCAGTGATGGCAGGATTGACCCCTCTGACTCGCTCTCTTTTTCTGATACACTCCAGCAGTTTTTCTGACTCACTTGTTTTTCTAATGACCTctctgacacagaaaagcattgGTCACGGCTACAATGAGTGCATTGTCCAGGATAACCTACATGTCAAGCCTGACTTGCCAGCAACAGCCTGCCAGGGCACCCATAACCCTATTGTAGCCCATTCAGCAGAGATATGTTGTGCTAGCTTCTCTATTTGACAGACACTGCTGCCCGTATACCAATAAAGCCAATGCaagctgatcagaaaaaaaaacatatatgtaCAAGCAAATAAAAGAAGAGTGTCGCTGTTATTAGCTAGCTAATCTAGCTAGCTTTCgaaagacaaaaaaacttaTTAATGCATCATTATTCTAAATTAAGTATGGGTGTCAAATCAAATTAACAGTCAAATCTCACATTCTTTTCTAGAAAATATAATATGGAAAACATCAtgtaaaaaatgatttcaaTTGTAAAACAAACAGCCCTGACATTTCCTGTTAACATTTCCATTCATCTAATTTGATACAAGAAGGGCTTGGAGAACCCTCAGCCCCCCTTTCCCCCGTCCCTTGTTCCCTCCCTTTAATTATCACTGCAGGTCCTGTGCTCCTGGACTTCTGAGTGCCTGAGTGACTTTTTGAGAAAACAGAGCCACTCATATGTGTCATGTAGGCAGAATCATACACCCAGACTGGCATCCAGAACTTGCTGAATAATCAGGAATACTGTACATCAGCGCCTTAACGTCGGACAAGACAAAGCATACCGTGTTCCAGGTACACTAAGTGAGGATTCGGAATTTCCCCCTTATCAACTTGACAATGCAGACTGTTTAAAAGAAGAGTCAAACATGAGATCAAAAAGAAGACTTTCAGGACCTAACTTTGTGCGCTGACAAGATGATTTTTCCAAGAATGtcatttttctcagttttacgTTGGTAATCCCgtgttttttcctcttgatTTGTTGTGGATTcttgttttcttacatttttgtGCAAATTTTTCTGGATCGCGTGTCTGCCCCATTCGCTTACAGACTCTAACTTTGTTTCACAATTGAAAAGGCAAACTTTCTCACAGACAGAATTGTTGTTCATATGgtttttattacagtttatttttgaaCTTGAAGACTATTTACGGAACTATTAGAGGACTTGGATGCAGGTCAGCGTGAGGTACTGACAACATGGGAATTGTATTTTGGATGTGCTCTCTCCTGGCTCTTCCAGTACTTCAGTCTGCCAAGATCTTGACTGTGTGTCTAATTGGTGAGTAGGGGGCCAGTGATTGTGATGgagatattcattttaaatatttgtccAGAAATATGAATACCTCTTTGCCAGGCTGGTTACTCAAGAAAGTACACGTTAAAAATGTGAAGGAAATGATCTATGTGTATtatatgtgttttaatgtagtATGTAATAGTATAGTTACTGTTCAAGATTTTGTCACTCTTCTCTCCAACAGGAGGAAGCCACTACTTGTTATTAGATGAGATTTCTCATAACTTGCACCAGCACGGCCATGAGGTCCGCATGCTGTTACAACTGGGAAACCCCATTATTACAGGTACACATGCACACgctgaaacacacatttgcagAAAGATATTTTGCACAACCTTCTGTCTCATCTTCTCCCTGATGTAGTCActcttattttcatgtaaattatTGCACATCTCTGCCAGGTTTTTCCTATGCAAGTCGTGCAGACAGTTACCAGACCAGCACCTGGTCCTTAGGAGAAGAATACATTAAAGAATACAATGGCTGGTTTTTGGAGCAACAAACACAGTTTTTACTGGGAAGGTATCACACCATTTTATTTTAGTAGAGATAAAGattaagataaagataaagactGTTAGATTGGTAATTATGTTACAAGATTATATGGAGACTTTTTTGCTTCCCAAATCTGGTTTTGATACTGAGTCAGGTTTtacatcaacattttaaagctcTTGAATTTATCTTATAATAATGCCTAATTTGTCTCTGTGTTAGAGTCTGAAACGTCAGGGATCAGTGTGAATTATTACTCTAACAGCATTATATCTGATTCGAATTGATTTTACCCTCACTCCCCACGCCTCATTCAGTTTGTCTTTATCTTACTCACgctctcatttttttcttcctaacTCTTTCTCTCAGGGATAACTTTAATAACTTTCTAAGCTTCATGGGGCACCTGTCCTATCAGTGTGACAAGCTGTTAGGGGACAAAGAGATGATAACTTTCCTCCAGAGGGAACGCTATGACATCGCTGTTCTTGATGCTTTTAACCCCTGCTCCTTCATCCTGGCACACAAACTTGGTATCTGCTGTTCATATcactttgttttgtgtcattattACCACGATATATTATTTACTAAGACCTTACCACTTTTACAATGTGCAGATTGCAGATGTATTTCAATATGTTAATTTAACCAAATTAATGGCCAGATTCAtagtgatgttttgtttttttcaactgaTCAACGGCAACTCAAACATTCCTGCACTTTACTCTTTATTTACTCCAGGTGTCCGCTATATAGCTTTCTATCCTGGCACTCTGAATGGTCCTCTGTCCATCGCCCTCCCCATTTCAGTCTCCTTCGTCCCAGTTTTCTGCTCCCAGCTGTCTGACCACATGGACCTCTGGGGTCGTGCCAAGAACCTCTTTTATTCACTTCTGGCTCCTATCAGTAAGAATGGTGTTACTGACTTTTTCAGCTAACAAATCCATACAGTTTTTTTAATGGGCTCAATTTCCTCCATTCCATTTTTGTGCTCTTCTACTATTGTTTGCATCTGGAATGTCATACTATCCaaggaattttttttcttatcttttattAATGATATTTCTCCTTAATAACCCATCTTGTTTCCACATCTTTCTCATGTATGAGTGTCATGTGCATCTTGTCAGTAAGTGTTAAGCTAATGCTAAGTTATCACAACGATTATTAGACAATGTTGGTGCCCTCAATTGTCTGCTCGTGACTTCTGTCTTTTATTGAAAGGTCAGGAACTTGTATGGTCGATGTTTAGGGACGTAGCTGAGCGCCATCTGGAGTCAGGCTCACCCCCTGGTGGTCTGGAGGAGTTACACCAAAGAGCTGAACTGTGGGCCTTCAACAATGACTTTTCTCTGGAGTTCCCTCAGCCTCTTATGCCCTTCACTGTGCTGGTTGGGGGTCTGCTGAA
Protein-coding regions in this window:
- the LOC137199397 gene encoding UDP-glucuronosyltransferase 3A1-like, with the protein product MGIVFWMCSLLALPVLQSAKILTVCLIGGSHYLLLDEISHNLHQHGHEVRMLLQLGNPIITGFSYASRADSYQTSTWSLGEEYIKEYNGWFLEQQTQFLLGRDNFNNFLSFMGHLSYQCDKLLGDKEMITFLQRERYDIAVLDAFNPCSFILAHKLGVRYIAFYPGTLNGPLSIALPISVSFVPVFCSQLSDHMDLWGRAKNLFYSLLAPISQELVWSMFRDVAERHLESGSPPGGLEELHQRAELWAFNNDFSLEFPQPLMPFTVLVGGLLNKPAKPLDQDLELWISNFGEAGFIVVTLGSMVSSVSVDPLLVELVAGFSMIPQGVIWRYDPKQWPPHLDKPSNLRLLDWLPLNDMLGHKKACLFITHGGQNSLLQAVYHAVPVLGIPLFGDQFDNVVRAEAKGLGLTINPTQISRGLLRSTIQTLIQDSRFKSSALSLSRIHKSHPVPPTLRLIQWVEHILHSGGGTHLRPASLTQPWYQRYLLDLVLILSLVLLGPVALCWTYCRNKNSRDKHRKIQ